One window from the genome of Bacillus weihaiensis encodes:
- a CDS encoding D-alanyl-D-alanine carboxypeptidase family protein: protein MIALVLAFTFFVAAFLPVGVVKAAEPISINANAAIMIEESTGKILYGKNIEEMLPIASMAKVMTEYLVLEAIDEKKITWDQTYTPSEYVYKISQNRSLSNVPLRQDGTYTVKELYEATAIYSANGAAIGLAEIISGTETNFVKQMNEKAKELGLKNFDFVNATGLENKDLIGMHPEGTDVSGESKVSARDMALLSQRLIQDYPEVIETSSISKKVFREGTDDAINMPNWNWMLPDLIYAYEGVDGLKTGSTDNAGSCFTATAVKNGMRVISVVMNAKGDSLHESRFKETKKLLDYAFNNFSVKEVFPANYQLKDQSTIPVVKGKEDQVAIHTKDALKLVVKNGEEESYTSSFKIDEKQLTKDGELTAPIKEGQKVGTMVVSYEGESQDLGFIEDAQKPTIDLVTKEAVEKANWFVLSMRGIGGFFSGLWGTVTDTVKGWF from the coding sequence ATAATAGCGTTAGTACTTGCTTTTACATTTTTTGTAGCAGCATTCCTACCAGTAGGAGTCGTAAAAGCAGCAGAGCCTATTTCAATTAATGCCAATGCAGCAATTATGATTGAAGAATCTACAGGGAAAATCCTTTATGGAAAGAACATTGAAGAAATGCTTCCTATTGCTAGTATGGCAAAGGTAATGACAGAATACCTGGTTCTTGAAGCGATTGATGAAAAGAAAATTACATGGGATCAAACGTATACGCCAAGTGAATATGTGTATAAAATCTCTCAAAATAGAAGTCTATCTAATGTGCCATTACGACAAGACGGAACGTATACAGTAAAAGAGTTATATGAGGCAACAGCTATTTACTCTGCAAATGGTGCTGCGATTGGACTTGCGGAAATTATTTCAGGCACTGAAACAAATTTTGTAAAGCAGATGAATGAAAAAGCAAAAGAGTTAGGATTGAAAAACTTTGATTTTGTTAATGCAACTGGTCTAGAAAATAAAGATTTAATTGGTATGCATCCAGAAGGAACTGATGTTAGTGGTGAAAGTAAAGTATCTGCACGAGATATGGCCCTTCTATCACAAAGACTTATCCAGGATTATCCTGAGGTAATTGAGACATCAAGTATCTCAAAGAAAGTGTTTAGAGAAGGAACAGATGATGCAATTAATATGCCAAACTGGAATTGGATGCTTCCTGATTTAATTTATGCATATGAAGGCGTAGATGGTTTAAAAACAGGTTCTACAGACAATGCAGGCTCTTGTTTTACAGCTACAGCCGTTAAAAATGGGATGCGTGTAATTTCTGTTGTGATGAATGCTAAAGGAGATTCATTACACGAGTCAAGATTTAAAGAAACGAAGAAATTACTTGATTATGCATTTAACAATTTTTCAGTAAAAGAAGTATTTCCTGCAAACTATCAACTAAAAGATCAATCCACTATCCCTGTAGTGAAAGGGAAGGAAGATCAGGTTGCTATTCATACGAAGGACGCATTAAAACTTGTAGTGAAGAATGGTGAGGAAGAATCGTATACATCATCATTTAAGATTGATGAGAAACAGCTTACAAAAGATGGAGAATTAACCGCTCCTATTAAAGAAGGTCAAAAAGTTGGAACGATGGTTGTCTCATATGAAGGGGAGTCACAAGATTTAGGGTTCATTGAGGACGCCCAAAAACCTACAATCGATCTAGTTACGAAAGAAGCTGTAGAGAAAGCCAATTGGTTCGTCTTATCTATGAGAGGGATTGGCGGTTTCTTTAGTGGACTATGGGGTACAGTTACGGATACTGTTAAAGGCTGGTTCTAA
- the guaB gene encoding IMP dehydrogenase gives MWEQKFSKEGLTFDDVLLVPAKSEVLPRDVSLSVELTPSLKLNIPIISAGMDTVTESQLAIAIARQGGMGVIHKNMSIEQQAEQVDKVKRSERGVITDPFFLTPEHQVFDAEHLMGKYRISGVPIVNNPEEQKLVGIITNRDMRFIQDYSIKISEVMTKDNLVTAPIGTTLSDAEQILQKHKIEKLPLVDDAGILNGLITIKDIEKVIEFPNSAKDAHGRLVVAAAVGVTADTMVRVKKLVEANVDAIVVDTAHGHSKGVLETVRTIREEYPTLNIIAGNVATADATRDLIKAGANVVKVGIGPGSICTTRVVAGVGVPQITAVYDCATEARKHGVTIIADGGIKYSGDMVKALAAGGHAVMLGSLLAGTSESPGETEIYQGRRFKVYRGMGSVGAMEKGSKDRYFQEDNKKFVPEGIEGRTAYKGPLAETIYQLVGGIRSGMGYCGTKDLTELRENTQFVRMTGAGLRESHPHDVQITKEAPNYSL, from the coding sequence ATGTGGGAACAAAAATTTTCTAAAGAAGGTTTAACGTTTGATGATGTCTTACTAGTACCAGCAAAATCTGAGGTTTTACCAAGAGATGTTAGTTTAAGTGTTGAGTTAACTCCTAGCTTAAAGTTGAATATTCCTATTATTAGTGCAGGAATGGATACTGTAACAGAATCTCAATTAGCTATTGCGATTGCAAGACAAGGTGGAATGGGTGTTATTCATAAGAACATGTCCATCGAGCAACAAGCTGAACAGGTAGATAAGGTGAAAAGATCAGAAAGAGGAGTCATTACGGATCCGTTTTTCTTAACACCTGAGCATCAGGTATTTGATGCAGAGCACCTTATGGGTAAATACAGAATTTCTGGTGTTCCAATTGTAAATAACCCTGAAGAACAAAAGTTAGTTGGAATTATTACAAATCGTGATATGCGATTTATTCAAGACTATTCAATTAAAATCAGTGAAGTGATGACAAAGGATAATCTTGTAACAGCTCCTATTGGAACAACGCTAAGTGATGCAGAGCAAATCTTGCAAAAGCATAAAATTGAGAAGCTCCCACTTGTGGATGATGCCGGAATTTTAAATGGTTTAATTACAATCAAGGATATTGAAAAAGTAATTGAATTCCCTAACTCAGCTAAAGATGCACATGGTCGATTAGTTGTGGCGGCTGCGGTAGGTGTTACAGCTGATACAATGGTGCGTGTGAAAAAGCTTGTAGAAGCGAACGTAGATGCAATCGTTGTAGATACTGCTCACGGTCATTCAAAGGGTGTTTTAGAGACAGTTAGAACAATTCGTGAAGAATATCCTACCTTAAACATTATTGCAGGTAACGTGGCGACAGCTGATGCTACTAGGGATTTAATTAAAGCAGGAGCAAATGTTGTGAAAGTAGGAATAGGTCCAGGATCCATTTGTACTACACGTGTAGTAGCTGGGGTAGGTGTACCACAAATTACAGCTGTTTACGATTGTGCAACAGAAGCAAGAAAACATGGTGTGACAATTATCGCCGATGGAGGAATTAAATACTCTGGTGATATGGTAAAAGCACTAGCTGCTGGTGGTCATGCTGTGATGTTAGGAAGTTTACTAGCTGGTACTTCAGAAAGTCCAGGAGAAACGGAAATCTATCAAGGTAGACGCTTTAAAGTCTATCGTGGAATGGGTTCTGTAGGGGCGATGGAAAAAGGAAGTAAAGATCGATATTTCCAAGAAGACAATAAGAAGTTTGTCCCAGAGGGGATTGAAGGAAGAACAGCTTATAAAGGACCTTTAGCAGAAACGATCTATCAATTAGTTGGTGGAATTCGTTCTGGAATGGGATACTGTGGAACAAAAGATCTTACTGAATTACGTGAGAATACTCAATTTGTTCGTATGACAGGAGCTGGATTGCGAGAAAGCCATCCTCATGATGTTCAAATTACAAAAGAAGCACCAAATTACTCATTGTAA
- the pdxS gene encoding pyridoxal 5'-phosphate synthase lyase subunit PdxS, producing the protein MSNTGTDRVKRGMAEMQKGGVIMDVVNAEQAKIAEEAGAVAVMALERVPADIRAAGGVARMADPTIVEEVMGAVSIPVMAKARIGHIVEARILEAMGVDYIDESEVLTPADEEYHLLKSDFTVPFVCGCRDLGEATRRIAEGASMLRTKGEPGTGNIVEAVRHMRKVNAQIRKVVAMSEDELMTEAKLLGAPFELLLQIKKEGKLPVVNFAAGGVATPADAALMMQLGADGVFVGSGIFKSENPAKFARSIVEATTHYQDYELIAKLSKGLGSAMQGIEISNLLPEQRMQERGW; encoded by the coding sequence ATGAGTAATACAGGTACTGATCGTGTAAAACGTGGAATGGCAGAAATGCAAAAGGGCGGCGTTATCATGGACGTTGTCAACGCAGAACAAGCCAAGATTGCGGAGGAAGCTGGTGCTGTAGCAGTTATGGCGCTTGAGCGTGTTCCAGCGGATATCCGCGCAGCTGGCGGTGTGGCAAGAATGGCAGATCCAACAATCGTTGAAGAAGTAATGGGTGCTGTATCTATTCCGGTAATGGCTAAGGCTCGTATTGGTCATATTGTAGAAGCGCGCATTTTAGAAGCAATGGGTGTTGATTATATTGATGAAAGTGAAGTATTAACACCTGCTGATGAAGAGTATCACTTATTAAAGAGTGACTTTACTGTACCATTCGTATGTGGTTGCCGTGATTTAGGAGAAGCAACTCGACGTATTGCTGAAGGTGCTTCTATGCTCCGTACAAAAGGTGAGCCAGGTACTGGGAATATCGTAGAAGCAGTTCGTCACATGCGTAAAGTAAATGCACAAATTCGTAAAGTTGTTGCGATGAGTGAAGATGAACTAATGACTGAAGCGAAATTACTTGGTGCACCATTTGAATTACTTCTTCAAATTAAAAAAGAAGGAAAGCTACCGGTTGTTAACTTTGCCGCAGGTGGTGTTGCAACTCCGGCTGATGCTGCATTAATGATGCAACTTGGAGCTGATGGTGTATTCGTAGGATCTGGTATCTTCAAATCGGAAAATCCTGCTAAATTTGCTCGTTCAATTGTTGAAGCAACTACACATTACCAAGACTATGAATTAATTGCAAAGCTTTCAAAAGGTTTAGGATCTGCTATGCAAGGAATTGAAATTTCAAATCTTTTACCTGAACAAAGAATGCAAGAGCGTGGCTGGTAA
- the pdxT gene encoding pyridoxal 5'-phosphate synthase glutaminase subunit PdxT yields the protein MLKIGVLGLQGAVREHIRSVEACGAEGIVVKTTDQLEEVDGLIIPGGESTTMRRLIDKYHFMGPLKEFADSGKPMFGTCAGLILLAKNIVGYSEPHLGLLDVTVERNSFGRQKDSFEAELMITGVGEDFVGVFIRAPHIVEVGEDVEILSKHDGRIVAARQGQFLGCSFHPELTDDHRMTQLFINMVKESK from the coding sequence ATGTTGAAAATAGGAGTGCTTGGATTACAAGGTGCTGTAAGAGAGCATATACGTTCAGTCGAAGCATGCGGTGCTGAAGGAATTGTTGTGAAAACAACAGATCAACTTGAGGAAGTAGATGGGTTGATTATTCCTGGAGGAGAAAGTACTACCATGCGACGTTTGATTGATAAATATCATTTTATGGGTCCACTAAAGGAATTTGCTGATAGTGGTAAGCCTATGTTCGGTACATGTGCTGGGTTAATTTTGCTTGCTAAAAATATTGTTGGGTATAGTGAGCCGCATCTTGGTTTATTAGATGTAACAGTAGAGAGAAACTCATTTGGACGTCAAAAAGATAGCTTTGAAGCTGAGTTAATGATTACAGGTGTTGGTGAGGATTTCGTTGGGGTCTTCATCCGTGCACCACATATTGTGGAAGTAGGAGAAGATGTTGAAATTCTCTCCAAGCACGATGGTCGAATTGTAGCAGCACGTCAAGGGCAATTCTTAGGGTGTTCATTTCACCCAGAGCTAACTGATGATCACAGAATGACTCAATTATTTATCAATATGGTGAAAGAATCAAAATAG
- the serS gene encoding serine--tRNA ligase — translation MLDSKFLRTNLEDVKEKLAKRGEDLTDFGKFEDLDKRRRELISLTEEKKSRRNEVSGQIAQLKREKQNADHLIKEMKDVGEEIKVFDDELRGIEEELDQLLLSIPNIPHDSVPVGDTEDDNVEVRTWGEKPEFGFEPKPHWDIADGLNILDFERAAKVTGSRFVFYRGLGARLERALFNFMLDLHVDEHNYTEIIPPFIVNRDSMIGTGQLPKFEEDAFKIAGEDYFLIPTAEVPVTNLHRDEILNVEQLPISYAAFSANFRSEAGSAGRDTRGLIRQHQFNKVELVRFVKPEESYEELEKLTGHAEKVLQLLGLPYRVLSMCTADLGFTAAKKYDLEVWIPSYGTYREISSCSNFEAFQARRANIRFRRDAKAKVEHVHTLNGSGLAIGRTVAAILENYQQEDGSVIIPEVLRPYMGNKERINAPE, via the coding sequence ATGCTAGATAGTAAATTTCTACGTACAAATTTAGAAGATGTAAAAGAAAAATTAGCAAAACGTGGCGAGGATTTAACGGACTTTGGTAAATTTGAAGATCTTGATAAGAGAAGACGTGAGCTTATTAGCTTAACAGAAGAAAAAAAGAGTAGGCGTAATGAAGTATCTGGACAAATTGCTCAGCTAAAGCGTGAAAAGCAAAATGCAGATCACTTGATTAAGGAAATGAAAGATGTAGGGGAAGAAATCAAAGTTTTTGATGATGAGTTAAGAGGAATTGAAGAAGAATTAGATCAATTACTCCTATCTATTCCAAATATTCCACATGATAGTGTTCCTGTTGGAGATACAGAGGACGATAATGTCGAGGTTCGTACATGGGGGGAAAAACCTGAGTTCGGTTTCGAACCAAAACCACATTGGGATATAGCAGATGGATTAAATATATTAGATTTTGAAAGAGCTGCAAAGGTAACTGGGAGCCGATTTGTCTTTTATAGAGGACTAGGAGCAAGATTAGAGAGAGCCTTGTTTAATTTCATGCTTGATTTACATGTTGATGAGCATAACTATACCGAAATCATACCTCCATTCATCGTGAATCGTGACAGTATGATTGGTACGGGACAGCTACCAAAATTTGAAGAGGACGCGTTTAAAATTGCAGGAGAAGACTATTTCCTTATTCCAACAGCTGAAGTTCCTGTAACAAACCTACACCGCGATGAAATTCTTAATGTTGAGCAATTACCAATCAGTTATGCAGCCTTCAGTGCTAACTTTAGATCTGAAGCAGGTTCTGCAGGGCGTGATACTCGTGGATTAATTCGACAGCATCAATTCAATAAAGTTGAGCTAGTTCGATTTGTGAAACCAGAGGAATCATATGAAGAATTAGAGAAGCTTACAGGACATGCTGAGAAGGTATTACAATTACTAGGCCTACCGTACCGAGTTCTAAGCATGTGTACAGCAGACCTTGGCTTTACTGCTGCTAAGAAGTATGATTTAGAAGTTTGGATCCCAAGTTATGGAACGTACCGTGAAATTTCTTCTTGCAGTAACTTCGAAGCGTTCCAGGCCCGTCGTGCGAACATTCGCTTTAGAAGAGATGCAAAAGCAAAGGTTGAGCATGTCCATACGTTAAATGGATCTGGTTTAGCAATTGGTAGAACCGTTGCAGCGATCCTTGAGAACTACCAGCAAGAAGATGGATCTGTGATTATTCCAGAAGTATTACGTCCATATATGGGTAATAAAGAAAGAATTAATGCTCCAGAATAA
- a CDS encoding YaaC family protein — protein MNNHIWERLLSYQSTETIQQKLEKHYQLLQFEHASERSYENSYRFIYFLKHGENFFKQANQSPYAIQPILLFYGFSQLIKASLILKDPVYPSTATVLAHGVSSRKRKKQHYHFLKDEIKIQRNGLFPHVASKLFQINHLEAEKYSMETLLQQIAEMSEVFTFHHVKKSMMKLPQLGSSFQVTEELTNAYHLSTNRFIEYLSEKNHHLIETITNDTFTSNILTNTKCYECHPLSYHIEEDAYYLPASRDLLINLPELLAHYLLLYNLSMISRYETEWWYELLLGMTSDDYPFIIRYMEIVKRKIPFLIFHYLEGNL, from the coding sequence ATGAACAATCATATTTGGGAGCGCTTACTATCATACCAATCAACAGAAACGATTCAACAAAAACTAGAAAAGCATTATCAACTATTACAATTTGAACATGCCAGTGAACGATCTTATGAAAATAGCTACCGTTTCATCTATTTCCTAAAACATGGAGAAAATTTTTTCAAGCAAGCAAACCAGTCTCCATATGCCATACAGCCAATACTTCTCTTTTATGGTTTCTCACAGCTAATAAAGGCCAGTCTTATTTTAAAAGACCCTGTCTATCCCTCGACTGCTACTGTTTTAGCACATGGCGTATCAAGTAGAAAACGTAAAAAGCAACACTATCACTTTTTAAAAGATGAAATAAAAATTCAAAGAAACGGTCTTTTTCCACATGTTGCTTCTAAGTTATTTCAAATTAACCATCTAGAAGCCGAAAAGTACTCTATGGAAACACTACTTCAACAAATAGCTGAAATGTCAGAGGTCTTTACATTTCATCATGTTAAAAAGAGTATGATGAAACTACCTCAACTAGGTAGTTCCTTTCAAGTCACTGAAGAACTAACAAACGCTTATCATCTGTCTACTAACCGTTTTATTGAGTATCTCTCAGAAAAAAATCATCACCTTATTGAGACTATCACAAATGATACTTTTACATCTAACATATTAACGAATACTAAGTGTTACGAATGTCATCCCCTCTCCTATCACATTGAAGAGGATGCATACTATTTACCAGCATCTCGTGACCTTCTTATAAACTTACCTGAATTGCTAGCTCATTACCTATTGCTCTATAACCTAAGCATGATTTCAAGATACGAAACTGAATGGTGGTATGAACTTCTCTTAGGAATGACAAGTGATGATTATCCATTTATTATTCGATACATGGAAATCGTAAAAAGAAAAATTCCTTTTTTGATTTTTCATTATTTAGAAGGTAATTTATAG
- a CDS encoding deoxynucleoside kinase: MNLREKYNIPRNSVITIAGTVGVGKSTMTKALAKELDFKTSFEKVDTNPYLDKFYADFERWSFHLQVYFLAERFKEQKKIFEYGGGFIQDRSIYEDTGIFAKMHYEKGTMSDVDYETYKNLFDAMVMTPYFPHPDLLIYLEGTLDDILSRIKLRGRPMEQQTPVEYWKEMHERYENWINNFNACPVLRININDYDIMTSEHSIEPIIERIGHFIEQTRFLKK; encoded by the coding sequence ATGAATTTACGAGAAAAGTATAATATTCCCCGCAATTCTGTCATTACAATCGCTGGAACGGTGGGAGTAGGAAAATCTACGATGACCAAGGCTCTTGCAAAAGAACTCGACTTTAAAACATCCTTTGAAAAAGTAGATACAAACCCTTATTTAGATAAATTCTATGCTGACTTTGAACGTTGGAGTTTCCATCTTCAAGTGTACTTCTTAGCAGAACGATTCAAGGAGCAAAAAAAGATTTTTGAATATGGCGGAGGCTTTATTCAAGATCGATCAATATACGAAGATACAGGAATTTTTGCAAAGATGCATTACGAAAAAGGCACTATGTCTGATGTGGATTACGAAACATACAAGAACCTTTTTGATGCCATGGTGATGACTCCTTATTTCCCGCATCCAGATTTATTAATTTACCTTGAAGGTACATTAGACGATATCTTATCAAGAATTAAACTGCGCGGTCGTCCGATGGAACAGCAAACACCTGTTGAATACTGGAAGGAAATGCACGAACGTTACGAAAATTGGATTAACAATTTTAACGCATGTCCTGTGCTACGTATTAACATAAATGATTACGACATCATGACTAGTGAGCATTCTATTGAACCAATCATTGAAAGAATTGGTCATTTCATTGAACAAACTAGATTTCTAAAAAAATAA
- a CDS encoding deoxynucleoside kinase — MMKIPFITVEGPIGVGKTSLSKAIAEHYQFHLLKEIVDENPFLGKFYNDIEEWSFQTEMFFLCNRYKQLEDINHKYLQLDKPVIADYHIYKNLIFAKRTLKTVQYDKYIKIYDILTKDMPKPNLIIYLNASLDTLLSRIAKRGREIERNIDPGYLKQLSKDYETAMKDLEQADPSIPIIKIDGDSLDFVQNPNDLHSIFEKLDLALNKGEDLNEFTRKV, encoded by the coding sequence ATGATGAAAATTCCCTTTATTACTGTAGAGGGCCCTATCGGTGTCGGAAAAACTTCATTATCAAAGGCAATTGCTGAACATTATCAGTTTCATCTATTAAAAGAAATTGTTGATGAAAATCCATTCTTGGGCAAATTTTATAACGATATTGAAGAGTGGAGCTTTCAAACAGAAATGTTTTTTCTATGCAATAGATACAAGCAACTAGAAGATATTAATCATAAATATCTTCAGTTAGATAAGCCTGTAATCGCAGACTATCATATTTACAAGAATCTTATTTTTGCAAAACGCACGTTAAAAACCGTTCAGTATGATAAATATATAAAGATCTATGATATCTTAACAAAAGATATGCCAAAGCCAAATCTTATTATCTACTTGAACGCGAGTCTAGATACGCTATTATCTCGTATTGCCAAAAGAGGCAGAGAAATAGAACGAAATATCGACCCTGGTTATTTAAAGCAGCTTTCTAAGGACTATGAAACAGCTATGAAGGATTTAGAACAAGCAGATCCATCAATACCCATTATAAAAATTGATGGAGATTCATTGGACTTTGTCCAGAACCCTAACGATCTTCACTCCATTTTTGAAAAATTAGATCTGGCATTAAACAAAGGAGAAGACTTGAATGAATTTACGAGAAAAGTATAA